The following is a genomic window from Patescibacteria group bacterium.
TTAATTCGGGACGCTTAAAAATAGTTTTGTAACCATCTCAATGAATCTTTTTCTGAAAATTTTTTTCAAATCGCTGGCAACGAAAATAATTTTGCTTACCACGCTTTTGCTGGTGGTGATTCTTGGCGTCCAGACGGTTCTTTACGTGCGGACGGAAACAAAAAATTTGGAAGATGTCCTCATTAACAACAAAAAAGATTTCGCCGAACTTTTGGCGATAAATTTCGGCGCGGCCCAGTCTTTGGGCGGATATGCTTTTCAGGCCCAATTAGTTGAAGATAGCGGAAAAACCCAAGACACGGTTTACACCAGATTCGTCAAACCCACCGGTGAAATTTACCTGTCCAATATCGTGGCTGAAAGAGGCCAATTTCTTAAAGATAATGCCATCGACGCGAAACAAACCATGGTTCAGGACGCGGTCTATCAGGGGGAAAAAATAAAAGTGGTGATTTCCCCCAGCCCCGGCGGCTATACGACCTGGCTGGGATTTTCCCTTAAATCAATTCAGGCGGCCGTGAACGTCACCATAATTTCCCGGGCCATGCTCTCGGTCATTATTTTGCTGGCCGGCGCTGTTTTCGCTCTCCTTTTGGCTCTTTATCTGACGAAAAATATCCGCGTGCTGAAAAATGCCGCGGAAGAGATCACTAAGGGCAACTTGAAAGTCAAAACGAACATCAACACCCGAGATGAGATCGGCGATTTGGCGCGAAGCTTCAATCACATGACGGAAAGATTGCTGCAGTCCCGCACTAACTTGGAAGGGAAGATCAAAGAACTTTCCGAAGAGCACGGCCGCATGTCTTCCTTGGTGGAAAGCGTCAAACTCGGCGTGATCATGGTCGACTTGAGCCTTAATGTCATTTTGGCCAACTCGGCCGCGAAGAAAGTTTTAGGCGGACCGGACGCCAAAGAAATAACTTTCAGGGACGTGTCGGAAAAAATAAAAGGCAGCGTTGATATCTCCCAGGCCCTGAGCTATTAT
Proteins encoded in this region:
- a CDS encoding ATP-binding protein, yielding MNLFLKIFFKSLATKIILLTTLLLVVILGVQTVLYVRTETKNLEDVLINNKKDFAELLAINFGAAQSLGGYAFQAQLVEDSGKTQDTVYTRFVKPTGEIYLSNIVAERGQFLKDNAIDAKQTMVQDAVYQGEKIKVVISPSPGGYTTWLGFSLKSIQAAVNVTIISRAMLSVIILLAGAVFALLLALYLTKNIRVLKNAAEEITKGNLKVKTNINTRDEIGDLARSFNHMTERLLQSRTNLEGKIKELSEEHGRMSSLVESVKLGVIMVDLSLNVILANSAAKKVLGGPDAKEITFRDVSEKIKGSVDISQALSYYVHTGTPLNIQEVMIGESYFRLFMSPVRDIIEQVFIGAVVVMEDITEQKKLDKMRTEIVSITSHQLRTPSTIIKGNLEMVLGGEVGEITKDQRELLDDTYLGNQRMIRLINDLMDVAKIDEGKFKLALEPAQLEEVVAEVVKLIAPLAKEKHVTLTYDHPATPFPPVKVNRQRVLQVAQNIIDNAIKYSSNGDKGQVLVMIQEGSKFLELIVKDNGIGIPEDEQDKMFERFSRGSNTTKLDPGGGSGLGLYIAKAVVEQGGGRIWFESKENAGTTFHTTFPYA